One window of the Eucalyptus grandis isolate ANBG69807.140 chromosome 8, ASM1654582v1, whole genome shotgun sequence genome contains the following:
- the LOC104417574 gene encoding cysteine-rich receptor-like protein kinase 10 codes for MFIKIDFPYALLLPTIFCPYSCTSPINSSAWQIMSSCFTIFLSLSFSSFFFFVFVQNFSTEAAPTFLDLFCVRISFFTPNSTYESNLNTVLSSLSSNATTSTNGFATATAGQNPPDQAHGLFLCRGDVSISTCSDCVATGKLVVLRRCRNQRVATIWYDECMLRYDNRSFFSALEMKPSYQTANTLNITDPTRFAQVLGQTMDTIAKRASNGGSGKKFAVEEANLTSLQKLYTLAQCTPDLTTSDCNRCLQERLLNLPQDKQGGRSFTLICGVRFELFPFYNTSAMAPVPPPQFRRPPAPERPKGKSNKSTMITIAITISVGGFMVLLFLTCCLLRRKGKRMHEVFKVKGDANELTTVESLQFDLATIQAATNDFSLESKLGEGGFGEVFQGKLPNGQQIAVKRLSQSSRQGDEEFKNEVLLVAKLQHRNLVRLLGFCLEGDEKLLAYEFVPNKSLDYFLFDPQKSDQLNWPLRYKIVYGIARGMLYLHEESRLRIIHRDLKCSNILLDSEMNPKISDFGMARIFGVDQTQANTDKIVGTFGYMSPEYAMHGQFSVKSDVYSFGILFLEIICGKKHGFYHQFDEGEYLARYAWNQWRDGTPLKVLDPTIVDSNSRDQVLRCLHICLLCIQEDPAIRPTMATVVLMLSSNSITPPSPRHPAFFVRSKSRGLGIPMKGLESNQSTSRTKPLSNNNLSLTELYPR; via the exons ATGttcatcaaaattgattttccatacgctcttcttcttcctacaaTCTTCTGCCCGTACTCGTGCACAagcccaatcaattcatcaGCCTGGCAAATCATGAGTTCTTGCTTCACcatcttcctctccctctccttctcctctttcttcttcttcgtcttcgtccAGAATTTCAGCACTGAAGCTGCCCCCACTTTTCTAGATCTTTTTTGCGTACGCATTAGTTTCTTCACTCCCAATTCCACCTACGAGTCCAACCTCAACACCgtcctctcttccctctcatCCAACGCCACCACCAGCACCAACGGctttgccaccgccaccgctgGCCAGAACCCTCCCGACCAAGCCCATGGGCTCTTTCTCTGCCGTGGCGATGTCAGCATCTCCACGTGCAGCGACTGTGTGGCCACTGGAAAGCTTGTTGTCCTCCGAAGATGCCGCAACCAGCGAGTCGCCACGATCTGGTACGACGAGTGCATGTTGAGGTACGACAACAGGTCCTTCTTCTCGGCCTTGGAAATGAAGCCTAGTTATCAGACGGCCAACACTTTGAACATCACTGATCCGACCCGGTTCGCACAAGTCCTGGGACAGACCATGGATACAATCGCCAAAAGGGCTTCCAACGGCGGGTCGGGGAAGAAATTCGCGGTCGAGGAGGCGAATTTGACGAGCTTGCAGAAGCTGTACACCCTCGCGCAGTGCACGCCAGACTTGACGACGTCCGACTGCAACAGGTGCCTTCAGGAGAGGCTCTTGAACCTCCCCCAGGATAAGCAAGGTGGGAGGAGTTTCACTCTGATCTGCGGCGTCAGGTTCGAGCTGTTCCCGTTTTATAATACCTCGGCCATGGCTCCGGTGCCTCCGCCCCAGTTTCGGCGTCCTCCTGCTCCTGAGAGACCTAAAG GAAAAAGCAACAAATCTACCATGATTACCATTGCCATTACCATTTCTGTTGGAGGTTTTATGGTACTTCTCTTTCTGACTTGTTGTTTGCTtcgaagaaagggaaagaggatgcATGAAGTCTTCAAAGTAAAAGGCG ATGCAAATGAACTTACCACCGTGGAGTCCTTGCAATTTGACTTGGCTACAATACAAGCTGCAACAAATGATTTTTCTCTTGAAAGCAAGTTGGGTGAAGGTGGATTTGGTGAAGTTTTCCAG GGTAAACTTCCTAATGGACAACAAATCGCGGTGAAGAGGCTATCTCAAAGTTCAAGACAAGGTGATGAAGAATTCAAAAATGAAGTTCTATTAGTTGCGAAGCTTCAACACAGAAACCTTGTACGACTACTTGGATTTTGCTTGGAGGGAGATGAAAAGCTACTCGCCTATGAGTTTGTGCCGAATAAAAGCCTTGATTACTTCTTATTtg ATCCTCAAAAAAGCGATCAATTGAATTGGCCATTACGTTATAAAATAGTATATGGGATCGCTCGAGGAATGCTCTATCTACATGAAGAATCTCGTCTCCGGATCATCCATCGTGATCTAAAATGTAGCAACATCTTGTTAGACAGTGAAATGAACCcaaagatttcagattttggcatggcaagGATTTTTGGAGTTGATCAAACACAGGCCAACACAGATAAAATTGTGGGGACTTT TGGTTACATGTCTCCTGAATATGCCATGCATGGACAGTTCTCCGTGAAGTCCGATGTTTATAGTTTCGGTATACTATTTCTAGAGATCATTTGTGGCAAGAAGCATGGCTTCTACCACCAATTCGATGAGGGTGAATATCTTGCTAGATAT GCATGGAATCAATGGAGAGATGGCACACCCTTGAAAGTGTTGGACCCGACTATTGTGGATTCAAATTCAAGGGATCAAGTGCTTCGATGCCTACACATTTGCTTACTATGCATTCAGGAAGATCCGGCTATTAGACCCACCATGGCAACCGTAGTTCTCATGCTCAGCAGCAATTCCATCACCCCGCCATCACCTCGACATCCAGCTTTCTTTGTTCGAAGCAAATCGAGGGGACTGGGCATCCCAATGAAAGGGCTTGAATCGAACCAATCCACCAGTAGGACTAAACCTTTGTCAAACAATAACTTGTCGCTTACTGAATTATACCCCCGGTGA